accctcgacgcctgtcccaggtatgatattaaaatcatacttgaagattttattaaccaagtagggacggagtccgtattcaggcgatatgttggctcccatagcttacatcaaaatccgcatgattattcaattagctctATCATCCGAAatagttattggaagtacctggttttcacggaaaccaaattgaccacgtgctgatcgaacgtcgccacttctcagccttgatgaatgtcaaaacatataggggggccaatatagacgcggatcactatctcgttggcatggtgctccgaaaacgaataataacaccgcccagaatcccttctgacaatcacgtGAGAGTTGACACTAAAGTCAATCAAAGcgcaaccctccgcaacatcaataaccgcagtcaacagaaatcctggagatgaagcatcaacaaatgatcttcacaatcacctgaacaaCGTTATCATAAACACAGccccaaatatacttggcccctgcCGCAAAAggattcggaacggctggtttgacgataaatgtaagctagcaatggaacggaagaatgccgcataccgagtaatgctgcattctcaaaggacgcgggcacgcgcagagacttatcacgaactccggcgagcggagaagcgacttcacagatggaaaaaggaagtctgggagaatcaacaggtctgtgaacccgaaaagtacagggagcaatcgcaccaggagcggaagttttatcaaaaaGTCAGCAAGATCaacccttatacacctcgatgtctcattctgccgagacaaagagggaaatctgatttccgacagaatgcgcatattggagcgattggttgagtactttgatgagctactgaacaactagaacatcggcgaattggagatcccgctaactgaaaacggcggacaaatactgccaccaccatgtatagaagaaacagtccatgcaattcatggGTTTAAAATCAGaaatcaccaggagccgatggaattatagctgaattatttaaatatgaaggcgaccaattacatcaagcggttcatcaatctATCTGGTCAGGATCtggcacagcgaatcaatgtctgacgactagcaacgagccattatctctcccatgcataaaaagggagatatcacatagtgcagcaattatagaagtatcacgttgctgagtactatctccgctatcttgccacGCCGAAttgccccatatgctcagaacatcactggcccataacaaagaggcttcactccaggcaaatcagcaacagatcagattttctctgcggcaagcgaactTTTTATCGACTCTaaggccgtctatgatagcatagccagggtaaaactgtacacggccatgggagaattcggtatcccgacgaagttgataagattgactggggtgaccaatgtgcgaggtcagataaaagcagcaggatcactctcaagacccaccggatgccctatcatgcgttctctttaacccgggccctggaaaagtgatccgtgatgctgagctaaTTGCGAGAGGCACgaccttctttaagtccacacaactacCTAGCCTATGCtgccgatatcgacatcatgggaagaacgacctgaggtgtacaaactgcctttatccagatcgagcaagcgaacTCTTgattgcgttcgagagaagaatcatccaaagaatttttggccccttacatgaggatggacgattccgtagcttacataacgacgaaatctatgagcgaaaccATGACCGTCTGCTTGTGGTTGaggtgggcgggtaacttaatccatatggatgaggatgatccaacccgaaacGTCCATAACGGTATTATCTAtggtacaatagttcttcaaggacgcggtgcgactttcccttaacagaataataatggtacaaaaagaagacgaggcagaccctgccctaGATGGAGCCACACAGCTtttggagatatcgaattggtagacctcggcgcaaagccggaatgtctggagttccttattaaggcagttctaaaccggattccggttgttgcgctgttgataatGATGCTGTACTTAAGGGAACATGTATTTCTCGTCAAATAAGTACCATAAATTGGTTGCGTTAATATCTCATCCATTTTATCCGATTGGATCTGGTGCATTCCAAGATTATTATTTCTGGTTAATACCAGTCGTTCGTTATGCATATTTACCCATTCGCATGTTTTCGTGTTCAAATGCCCAGAAAATACCACATAAATCATGAAACCATTATCTATTGTGCTTGAATCACTCGAATCGGCTAATTCAAACCAACGCCATTATGATACCAATTGCAATTAACAGATCTGGAGCAATAGGTCCGAATAAAGCAATTACAAGCGTAGTTATTGTCGATGCATGTTTACGTAACTTTCCATATACTCACTTTTCTGAACTATCAGCCGGAAAATATCTTCTGGATTTCCATGGCTCATTGTGCATATTAATATGAACTGGATTATGCCTCTGAAAAATTACATCTAAATTGGCCGAAATTTCAAAGATTAAAACTGGGAAAAGTTCAATAAAatctttttattaaataaaataatggtATTGAAAGCAATCTTATTcttctcaaacacacacacacacaaacacaCCATTAACTTTACCAGATATGTACAAGGGAATAACTCGCTAGTGGTTTGGATGGCAGTCCAAATTGTTGATCCTGCCAATGGTTTGATCCAACTAAAGATTGTCAAACTTCgaagtggtcctccaggttagcaACGAGTGAAGCAAGCGGTTGgttctttggaaaaatatatgcTTTAATATCTTACTCGTTTCCTAGTTAAAATCAAGTCGTTTCGTTCTCTTAAGCTACTTAATACTACATTGGTTTGTTCATGTAATGCTATATGGTACACGGTACAATACATACAAATTAATTCGTCCTTATGCACTCAAAAAAAGCGAAAGTGATGATAAGACAATTCAGTATTTGCAAAAATCAAATAGAAAAAGTCTCAAACTCTGCATGATATTCATATGACACCTATCCACCGTCCTTAGTAATTTTTCCTTAGATTTTCACACCCAGATTTTCTAAGCAGATAATTTGTAAGATTTCGAATCACCAAATAAACGTTAACAAATAAATTATTCAATAAAACTAGATATTCGACTTTATCCGTATCCACTATCACTGGTTCATTTCGGTTCGAACGGTGGCTTCACCCATCCCCCGTAGCGTCGTTCGATCTCTCGGGCAACTGCTAGGCATAAGTGATCCTGTCCAGGATTCGCAACCACTTGCAAACCCATTGGCAGATTGTTCCTATCTAAACCGATCATACAATTCGTAACGGGAAGTCCTAGGGTGTTGAAAACAGCCATGTACATTGGCTCCACGAGCTTATGGTAAATTTCGTAGTGGTGATGTGCTGTTGTCGGGAATGTTGGATAGAGGAAGACACCATTTGTCCCCAACAGTTGCTGGAACTCCAGTTTCAGGGCTTCCGTTATGGAGGCCAATTGTCGATGCCGAGACTGAGGCAGGGCTTTCACGAAATTCTGGAGATGGCCGATCACGACAGACGAAAATATACTGTCCGAACATCCGAGTAGATATTTGAAAGTTTCCATAGTGACAGTCTTGCGTTTTTGTCCCTCCTCTGTTTTGTTGTAGATCGTCTCGATATTGTCGATAATCAACATAGCTGATAAGGATATATCCAGCGACCATTTCATTTTGCGGATATTCACACGCTCCGCATTGAAGTCATTCGCAACCCGATTGATTGCGGTTTTCATATCGTATGAAAGTGGACGCATCATTCCGGATGGTCCATCATTGTCCATAAAGTAAAATCTTATATCACGAAGATCAACTTCTCCTTCCAAGAACAGGCGGGGTCCATTCGGATCACACATGCATCGTAATAAGAGGGGCAAATCAATTGCGTAACGTGTCATTGGACCAATAGTGAAGAAGTCACCCCATTTTGGATAATCACTTGTTGGATGATGTCCTATGTACGAGACAGCATAAGGAGATGGTTTGTGGCCGAATACTCCTGTAAACATGGCTGGTAGCCGCGACGAGCCACCAATATCAGAAGTTAAACTGAGTAACGATCCACCACTTGCTAAAAGAGCAGCATCTCCGCCCGACGATCCACCTGGAGTTCGCTTCAAATCATAAGGATTCCGCGTCGTTCCAGATACATTGTTGTAAGTTTCCCACAGAAGACATAGTTCGGGTGTGTTGCTAACCAAAAGTACGATTGCGCCATATTTACGAATTTGCGCCACTACCGGTGCGTCAGTTTCTGCTATTTGGGGAGTTTTGAATACTCGTCCCGCCTGGTTTGACATTCCTTCCACAGCTATGCTCTCTTTTACTGTAACGGGTAGTCCCAGCAGTGGCGTCTTCTCTCGCATTTCTTCAATTGAATGTTCACCTTTTGCAATAGCTTCATCGATGGCAATCGCCTCACGTAAAGCTTTCTCGAAGCGATCTTGGACAATCGCATTGAGAAGCGGATTGACTTCTTTGCAACGTTCAATGTACGCACGTATGACTTCCTCGCTTTTGATCtggaaagaaaaatttgaatttagaaTAGTTTGACTTCTACGATATTTGCTTAGTGATAAACTCTAGACAACTATGCTATGTAAGAACATCAAAGCCAAATCAAAGTGCATCTGAGGTACCCTATGATCGAGGAGTACcaggaatttttaatttaaatgaacCGCTCGTGGGAGAACCGGTTAGTTTCGGTTTTCTGTGTTGGTACCATCTTAACTGACATACATGTCAATATTTAGCACCATTAGTATCTTTCTGTTTACATTAGTCAGCTTTTTGCCTTTTATCGCATTTTAATATGGATAGTTTTGTTGAAATGTTATGTTGCTAACAAAATTGCATGTGGTGACGCATTGAAAATGTTGCAAAAAGCCTTTGGGAAGTCTGCTCTGCCGAAAACTTGAGCATGTGAATGGTATAAAGAGTCTATGAGTGGCCGCACAGTGGTAAAGGGTTTGCCTGGTTCTGGAGGCCAAACCACCGACGAAAACGTAAAAAATGTGAAAGAAATGGTGCTCGAAATCCTGGTTCCTGGGATAGCGTTCAACACATTGTGATGGAAATTTTGTGTATGAGGCATGCCGCATCCCGGCTCGTCCCAAAAGACCTGAATTTCGCGCAAAAACAGCATCGAAGGACGGTTGCTGGAGATATGATTTTGAAGCAAATTATGGCCTGACCTGCATGACACTCATAATTACTGGTGATAAGACGTAGGTCTACGAGTTTCATATGAGGACAAGTTAACAGTCGTCTGAGTAGGCCTTTGAAAACGAGTCGACGCTGAAAAAACAGAATGCGATGAGAGAGCTGAAAACCATCCCTTTGGCGGCCTACCAGCAGTTTGTGGACGAGTGGATGAAATACTGGCACACGTGTGTTGCTTCAGATAGATTTTATTCTGAAGGAGACAAAATGATCTTGCCTAGAAATTAAgtggtttttgttttatttataaattcccTGTATTTTTTGATCATAGAGTATTTCCAATGATTAATCCTAATTCGGAGCGCTTCATAATTAAAGGGAATTTTCTAACGAGTTACCACAGTTGAAGAGCGAATGGATGGATGGAGAGGACTCAATTTAAGTATAATAGTAACAAAACAAGAATACTCTCAAGtgctgcttgtcgtaaaaagtTACTAAAAccaatagaaatttgtgagctagcaaccagaaaatttcgaaattctttTGCTATCGGAACGTCAACAACACCTCGAATCGGGACTGATCTGACCActattctaatttttttctatgtAATAGGTTaaagagcagtgtcccgttataAGTCCTACGagggttttcatatcccactACTGAAGGGACAACAAAGATGACGCTCCAGCGGCCCCggattttttcaaaaagattttcGTCTGGTGgcgtttgtactctggaaagcgctttgcttttgtattctggacgCGAATCCGACTGCTGCTGAAGACTACCGCAAGGGGCGCACTTGGGACTCGGTTTCCGACACTGCAAGATTGCCGTTCAAGTTAAGGGACATTACAATTGTGAAGTGCTACCACCACCAAGggaaatttccgatatagtggaggagGGTGGTTTCCATGAACAATGACAAGCAGagcaggagaggcttcctaaatgtGGGAGTGTCATCGTGATGGAAGATGTGAAAACCAAGGTAGGCTTTGACAAGACTTGCTCGGCATGTAACGATAaaagtttgtagatttctgaaATTTTTACCACCTTGACATTGGCACCAGACTGTTCGAGCACAGGGTCTGCCACAATTTCAGTTAAGTTTCGACTGACTGGCaacgaacatctaatcagatcgaccataccgttatcagtagtagatttaggaattgtttaAATGTCTAAATGTGAAGAAAAGACGTGCTGACGTCGGTCTCGAAAAGGACTACCAATTGATGATCGCCACTACATCAGCTCGTAGGGAACATAGCGTCGGCTCCCCAGATTCGATATATGGTAAGCTGACTTCACGATCCAGTTGCTAGGTACGTTTCAGAAAAATACTATAGTACCTGGTGAACCGCGAAAGCGAGGAGAGAGATTGATAAATGTAAAAAGGTGAGCCCTTTTCAGATGGCTGCGAGCCGGAGTGAGCGCGACGCGCTGGAACTCTGCTACCATGGCGAGGGACGAAAAGTGCAGCATAGTAAAAGGAATTCCACCATTGTGTAGGTGAAGGAGGCAGAAGCTACTGCAAATAGTAACAATTTCGCTACCACATAccacagaaaaagaaaatgtttgcaAGGGATCGTAGGCTCTTCAGTGCCTCTGTGAGGGATGTTAACGGTCGGCTTCTTATCCGCGATAATGAGCAGCTGAAATGgtatggcggtcaaagggtagtataggtcccggggcgaaacgtggattggtacccacgatggagcataaaacctgggaaatgcctgctgaaccaagaccaacagctctactaccaaaccctgtctccacctccacgtggtgaccgctgggagctctttcttgacgaaaagctgcagacggagaaggatgaaggcgagtctcccgcgcctaaaaacgggacaaattgtaccaactggtcctccaggttgggggttgggtagggctgacaaccctacacggaaaacaacctgttacgaagccacaacaggagcctcggataggacggatgttaaaacgacggacccggcaacgacaaaggaacaacgatttgcgcattttctcatggaacgtgcgctccctgtacagagatgaagctgataagcagctagccgataccctgtcccaatataggcctgatgtaacagcgttgcaagagatgcgatggacagggaccggtttcctggagaagagccactacaccatatattatagcggccatccagtaaaccatgtgctcggagtaggtttcttagtcagccaaaaaatgaaacctgctgttatcggctttgaaagtataagggAACGgccatgcactctgcgcttgcgaggcaagtttagaaatataagcctcataaacgttcacgcccctacagaggagactgcagagtcggagaaggataccttctacgaggcagtagaaagagccctcgaagcctgtcccagatatgatatcaaaatcatacttggggattttaacagccaagtagggaaggagcccgtattcaggcgatacgttggctcccacagcttacacgaaaacacaaatgataacggactgcggactattcaattagcagggtcacacgaaatggttgttggaagtacctggtttgcgcggaaagcggtccacaaacatacgtgggcctctccagacgggaccactttcaaccaaattgaccacgtgttgatcgaacgccgccacctctcagccttgatgaatgtcagaacatataggggggccaatatagactcggatcactatctcgttggcatggtgctccgagctcgaataacaataccacctagaatcgcctctgacaatcaggtgagagtgaacactgaagccatccacaacacaaccctccgcgacacctataagagggaaatggatgccgcaataaccgcagtcaatagaggacctggagatgaagcatcaactaatgatcttcacaaccacctgaagaacgttatcatggatacggccacaaatatacttggccccagccgcaaaaggagtcggaacggctggtttgatgatgaatgtaagctagcaacggaacggaagaatgccgcataccgagtaatgttgcattctcaaagaacgcgggcacgcgcagagacttatcacgaactccgtcgagcggagaagcgacttcacagacggaaaaaggaagcctgggagaaccaacaagtctgtgaactagaaaagtacagggagcaaccgcaccaggcgcggaagttttaccaacaagtcagcaggatgaagccttatacacctcgatgctcatcctgccgagacaaagagggaaatctgatttccgacagaatgggcatattagagcgatgggttgagtactttgatgagctactgaacaaccagaacatcggcgagttggaggtcccgccaactgaagacgacggacaaatactgccaccaccaagtttaggagaaacagtccgtgcaattcatcggctaaaaaatcataagtcgccaggagccgatggaattacagccgaattggttaaatatggaggcgaccagttacaccaagtggttcatcaacttgtgctcaaggtatgggacagcgaatcaatgcctgacgattggcagcgaggcataatctgtctcatacataaaaagggagatatcacacagtgcagcaattatagaggtatcacgttgctgagtaccatctataagatattctccactatcttgctaggccggatagccccatacgcccagaacatcattggcccataccaaagaggcttcactccaggcaaatcagcaacagatcagattttctctctgcggcaggcgatggaaaaactgttggaatatgggcaacagttgcaccttctgttcatcgactttaaagccgcctatgatagcatagccagggtaaaactgtacacggccatgagagaattcggtatcccgacgaaattaataagactgactaggctgaccctgaccaatgtgcgaggccagataaaagcagcaggatcactctcaagaccattcgacatcaacaacggtctacgacaaggggatgcgctatcatgcgtcctctttaacctgtccctcgagaaggtgatccgtgatgctgaggtgaatgcaagaggtacgatcctcttcaagtccacccaactactggcctatgctgacgatatcgacatcatgggaagaaccacccgagacgttcaaactgccttcatccagatcgagcaggcggcgcgagatcttgggctgcacatcaatgaaggcaagacaaaatacatggtggcaacgtcagcaccgaagacgaatcaaccaacaacatcaaaccgcactggtcaaacacaagcacgaacaagaataaggataggggaatacaactttgagaccgttgacaatttctcctatctagggtcgaaaatcacaaccgataataattacgatgatgaaatccgcgcacggttgttgtcagccaacagagcctatttcagctttcaaaaactgttccgctcggaacgtctcaccatagggtcaaaactcttactgtacaagactatgatcttgccagtcctcatgtattcctcggaaacttgggttcttagcaaaaaagattgcgaactcttggccgcgttcgagagaagaatcatccgaagaatttttggccccctacatgaggatggacgattccgtagcctacacaatgacgaaatctatgagcgataccatgaccgtccggttgtggataaaatccggctcaataggttacggtgggcgggtcacttaatccgtatggatgaagatgatcccacccggaaagtctataagggcaatatctatggtaggaaaagaagacgaggcagaccctgcctaagatggagcgatggcgtgggccaggacgccagacagcttttagggatatcgaattggtggacctcggcgcaaaaccgggatgtctggagttccttattaaggcaggcctagaccggataccggttgttgcgccgttgatgatgatgatgatgatgaaatggtaTCAGAATGATCTTGAACCATATAACATCCGTTGAAGTTCTACCAGTTGTGGATGGTATTGCACGCCATTTTCATATGCGGATGCGGAGTGCTCCTCCAAATAGAACCAAAATTATCACTGCCATCAACGCAGTAAAGCCGGTGGCCTCTCTGCGAAAATTTTCTGCAGAATTGTTACTTTCATAcatttataaatgaaatcaaagatctttcccagtgagtggaag
The window above is part of the Hermetia illucens chromosome 3, iHerIll2.2.curated.20191125, whole genome shotgun sequence genome. Proteins encoded here:
- the LOC119652001 gene encoding fatty-acid amide hydrolase 2-A isoform X1, with translation MSVFRLVKNTLGCIRFNSFDEVWQSIADILTRIMGYVMRRFLRSVMVVFSWFVIPYSRLATIRIPRRKLPPMKNPLLEIPAVDLAEMIRTRQIKSEEVIRAYIERCKEVNPLLNAIVQDRFEKALREAIAIDEAIAKGEHSIEEMREKTPLLGLPVTVKESIAVEGMSNQAGRVFKTPQIAETDAPVVAQIRKYGAIVLLVSNTPELCLLWETYNNVSGTTRNPYDLKRTPGGSSGGDAALLASGGSLLSLTSDIGGSSRLPAMFTGVFGHKPSPYAVSYIGHHPTSDYPKWGDFFTIGPMTRYAIDLPLLLRCMCDPNGPRLFLEGEVDLRDIRFYFMDNDGPSGMMRPLSYDMKTAINRVANDFNAERVNIRKMKWSLDISLSAMLIIDNIETIYNKTEEGQKRKTVTMETFKYLLGCSDSIFSSVVIGHLQNFVKALPQSRHRQLASITEALKLEFQQLLGTNGVFLYPTFPTTAHHHYEIYHKLVEPMYMAVFNTLGLPVTNCMIGLDRNNLPMGLQVVANPGQDHLCLAVAREIERRYGGWVKPPFEPK
- the LOC119652001 gene encoding fatty-acid amide hydrolase 2-A isoform X3; translated protein: MGYVMRRFLRSVMVVFSWFVIPYSRLATIRIPRRKLPPMKNPLLEIPAVDLAEMIRTRQIKSEEVIRAYIERCKEVNPLLNAIVQDRFEKALREAIAIDEAIAKGEHSIEEMREKTPLLGLPVTVKESIAVEGMSNQAGRVFKTPQIAETDAPVVAQIRKYGAIVLLVSNTPELCLLWETYNNVSGTTRNPYDLKRTPGGSSGGDAALLASGGSLLSLTSDIGGSSRLPAMFTGVFGHKPSPYAVSYIGHHPTSDYPKWGDFFTIGPMTRYAIDLPLLLRCMCDPNGPRLFLEGEVDLRDIRFYFMDNDGPSGMMRPLSYDMKTAINRVANDFNAERVNIRKMKWSLDISLSAMLIIDNIETIYNKTEEGQKRKTVTMETFKYLLGCSDSIFSSVVIGHLQNFVKALPQSRHRQLASITEALKLEFQQLLGTNGVFLYPTFPTTAHHHYEIYHKLVEPMYMAVFNTLGLPVTNCMIGLDRNNLPMGLQVVANPGQDHLCLAVAREIERRYGGWVKPPFEPK
- the LOC119652001 gene encoding fatty-acid amide hydrolase 2-A isoform X2, with the translated sequence MSVFRLVKNTLGCIRFNSFDEVWQSIMGYVMRRFLRSVMVVFSWFVIPYSRLATIRIPRRKLPPMKNPLLEIPAVDLAEMIRTRQIKSEEVIRAYIERCKEVNPLLNAIVQDRFEKALREAIAIDEAIAKGEHSIEEMREKTPLLGLPVTVKESIAVEGMSNQAGRVFKTPQIAETDAPVVAQIRKYGAIVLLVSNTPELCLLWETYNNVSGTTRNPYDLKRTPGGSSGGDAALLASGGSLLSLTSDIGGSSRLPAMFTGVFGHKPSPYAVSYIGHHPTSDYPKWGDFFTIGPMTRYAIDLPLLLRCMCDPNGPRLFLEGEVDLRDIRFYFMDNDGPSGMMRPLSYDMKTAINRVANDFNAERVNIRKMKWSLDISLSAMLIIDNIETIYNKTEEGQKRKTVTMETFKYLLGCSDSIFSSVVIGHLQNFVKALPQSRHRQLASITEALKLEFQQLLGTNGVFLYPTFPTTAHHHYEIYHKLVEPMYMAVFNTLGLPVTNCMIGLDRNNLPMGLQVVANPGQDHLCLAVAREIERRYGGWVKPPFEPK